CTGTTCTTTTGCAAACATATGCAAATAATATTTATTCGTTCCTGGTATTCTTTCCCAAGCACTGCCACCAAAATAAGATCTCCAGTTACAAGGTGGTTGATCCCCTTTGCCTTCTCTTATATAAAAGTATTGTCCATATTCACCATCGGGATCCTGTAATGCTTTTTGAAACCATTCATGTTTGTCTGAACAATGGTTTACTACCAAGTCCATTAATACATACATATTTCTTTTCTTAGCTTCTGCTAAAAGTTCATCCATATCTTCCATAGTCCCAAACCTGGGATCAATATTATAATAGTCCGATATATCATATCCCTGATCTACAAAAGGAGAGCAATAAATTGGAGAAAGCCAGATAATATCTACTCCCAAATCTTTGAGATAATCCAATTTATTGATTATCCCCCTTAGATCTCCTATCCCATCACCATTAGTATCCATAAAGCTCTTTGGATAAATCTGATATGCTACTTTATCATGCCACCACTTTTTCTTCATCGAAGTACCCTCCTAAATTGTATGCTAATTATTTTATTGCTCCTTCTACCATGCCTCGAATAATTTGTTTCTGTGCAAATATGAACAATACGATAATCGGAAGCATTGCTAAAAAGGCTGCTGTTAATATCAAGTCCCATTGCTTAACATAAGAACCTACAAAACTGGTTACTGCAATTGGCAGTGTTTTGATTTTTCCGTTCAATCCCAGCATAAGCGATGGTAATAAGAAGTCGTTCCAAATCCAAACACCATTCAATATTAATACAGTCACTTGGATTGGCTTTAATAATGGAAACAGAATACGGAAAAATGTACTTTCCGGAGTACAGCCATCTATTAGAGCCGCTTCTTCTAACTCATAAGGTATTGCCTTAATAAATCCATGGAAAATAAATACGGACATAGAGCCCCCAAATCCAAGATATGCAAATATTAGGCCCTTGTAGCTATTGAGCATTCGGATACCTGTGAAATCAGAAAGTTCTCTAAAAGTTGATAATAGGGGCAGCATAACTACCTGGAAAGGAATGATCATGGCAGCCACAAGTGTCATAAATATAAAATTTGACCATTTCGTCTTGTTACGCACCAGAACCCATGCTGCCATACTGGAAAAAAGCGATAACAACGTTAAGCTTGCAATCGTAATAAATATAGAATTAAAAAAAGATTTCCAGTAGTTAAAATTCCTGTTATGAATAACATTATTCATATTTGTAAACATCTGTCCCCATCTTTCGGGCAATGCTATAGGACTAATAATAATACTTGCACTTTCTTTGGCCGAATTTATTACAACTAAGAAGAAGGGGAATAAAAAAATGAGTACGAGTATTATTGCCAAAACTTCCAGAACAAAAATACCTGCTTTTTTTGTTCCTTCTGGAATTTCTTTTATTACTGCATTTTTAGTCGTTGTAACATTTTGTACTTTCATCACATTTCTACCTCCCTCTTCTTGCTAATAGCAACTTGAGTCAGTGAAATAGCTGCAAGAATAATAAAGAATACCACTGCCTTTGTTTGTCCCAGGGCATATTGATTTTTTGTAATTGCAGTCTTATAGATATTTAAAGCCAATAATTCGGTTGAATAAATGGATACTCCATTTAGGATACGACTTGGAGCACCATTGGTAATTGCCAGGTTTAAGTCAAATTGTTTAAAGGAATTGATAAGCGTTAAGAAAAGACATATTGTAAATGTATTTGCGATTAAAGGCATTTTAATGCGGAATAAAGTAGTTAATTTGTCTGCACCGTCTACAGCAGAAGCTTCCAGTACATCCTTTGGTACTCCTTGTAATCCGGTAACATAAATCATCATAATATAACCCGAATACTGCCAGCTGCTTACAATAACGATTGCCAGTAAGGCAAGATTTGGATCTGTCAGCATAGAAAGGCTGCCGGGAACAAGCGCAGTAAATACTTTATTAAAAACAAACTGCCATACATAACCAAGCACGATTCCGCCAATCAGATTAGGAACGAAAAAGGCTGCTCTGTAATAATTCTTCCCTTTAACTTTCGATGTGCAAAGAAGAGCCAAAGAAAACGCTATTACATTCACCAAAACTATATTTATTAGAGAAAATATAAACGTTATAATGACCGAATACATATAATCATTAGACTTAAACATTGTAATGTAATTTTGAAGCCCTACAAAATTTTGAAACTTAATACCGTTCCAATCCGTTAATGAATAAAACACACCGCAAACGAAAGGAATCAGTACAGTCACTGTAAATGCAAACAACAAAGGAAACAGGAATAGTACGTTTATAATCTTCTTGTGGTTTTTACTTGGCATAAAATAAAAGCCTGCCAAAACCATAACCATACCGATGATTAAAAGAGCACCTCGCATCGGATTTTCACTTCTGCTAAAATCCATGATTAATGCAATGATTACAGCAACTATTCCGAGAACAATTGCTGCAATGGACAATACTTTCTTAAGCTTTATGTTCAAAGGAAATCCCCCTTTCTGTATTTTGGAACTTAATTTTTCAGGCGACTAATATTGTCGCCTGAAAAATTAAGTTTATTTATTTTAATTGCTATTTTAATGTACCAATTGCATTTTCCATTAAATCAACAAATCCGTTTACATCTACGTCTCCTTTTGCAAAGGATTCAAAAATTGGTCCTAAGTTGTTCATTGCAAATCCATCTGGCATTTTCGCCCAATACCATGGGTAAGTTTTTCCTGCTTGAACCCATTTCATTAAGTCTGTTGCAAGAGGTGCTGTTGGTTGTGTTGTAGTAGATTTAAATGGAGAAATCATTCCACAGTCCTGTACAAGACATTTTGCGCCTTCTTCTGTGCTTGCAAGGCTGTTTAAGAAATCTTTACATGCTTGAATATTCTTTCCTCCGTTATATACTGCCCACCATGATGGAGCATCTGCAAGAATTCCATCTGTATCTTGTTCCATAAATGCTAATGGTGCTATTCCCATGTTAAATGTTACATTATAACTTGGAAGAGATGGGTCAATCCAGTTACCTTGATGAACAAATACTGTTTTTCCTTGCGCCCATAATGCCAATTGATCGTCGTAAGTACCACTGATTAAAGTATTTTTATCTGCGTAGTCAAACAGTAATTTTACGAATTTAGCATATTGAGTCATACGATCTCTGTCGATTTCGCCTTTTTTTAGCATATCAATATATTTTGTATCCCCATTTTCCACACCGGTTGAAAGATAAGAACCAAAGTTGTGGTTTGCTACAGACCACCACATTTGTCCTGCTTCTGCAGCCATAGAAGTTACAGCCACAATACCTAATTCATCTTTCATACTGTCGAGCTTTTCAAATGCATCTTTATATGCATTAAAATTGGTTAATTTTGCTGGATCAATTCCTGCTTTGTCTAATAAGTCTTTATTATATGTAAGTCCATAACCTTCAACTGCATATGGAAAAGCAACTACTTTGCCTTCTGGAGAAGTATATGCAACATCTGTATCTTGTACCCATGGTTCGTTACTTAAATCTTCCATGTAATCTTTCCAAATATTATAGTCTCCTTCTCCACCTATAACGAACATATCCGGCATATTGCCTGCTGCAAGATAACCTTTTAGTGTTGCACCTATATCTGCACCACCACCAATGGATTCTACAACTACTTCAACACCTGTCTTTTGTGTGTAAGCTTCCGCATACGCTTTTAGAGGTTCATCAATTTCAATCTTCCCATTAAATAGTCGAATACTTATGCCTTTGTTAGAGGTATTTGCTGTAGAAGAATTTTCTGTAGCAGTTCCAGAATCTGTTCCTGTGTTAGTAGAAGTAGTGCCTCCACAACCAACCAATAATGCTCCTGACATTGCTGTAATTAACAATGCTGAAATAAATTTCTTGAATTTCATAAAAACTCCTCCCCACTTTTAATAAATTGTTAAATATAACTTTTACGCAAAAGTTACAATTACGGTTATTATATTAGCACTATTATTATTGTTTTTCAAGTAGTTTTGAAAATTTATTTAACAAAAATTATATTTTTATCTGTTTTATTACTAAGTTATTTATAAGTTTATCGCAAAACCTAAAAAAATTCAATATTATATTAATATTATTATTTTGAAAATTTATTTCTCATGACAAAAAAATCAGTGCCTTAGATTGAATTCTAATGGCACTGATTTTTTTATCCACAAAATAATTTTATTTTAAAATCAAATATACTTTACGAAATAACTATTAGTTAAAGTTTTTAACAGATTGTCTTATACAAAGGGAAATAGGCAAAATAATATTTTCCGCTTTTTCATTGGGATCATTAATTAACTTCATTAATTTTGCAAAGGCTACACGGGCTTTTTGAGTAGGATTTTGGCGAACTGTGGTCAGCTTAGGGCGAACAAGAGATGCGACTGCTGCATCGTCGTAGCCTACGACTGATATGTCTTCTGGAATTCGAATGCCATTATCCATTAAATAATCCATTGCTACTACCGCACAATTATCGGAAATAAAAAACAACGCACTAAAATCAGAAATTCGTTTCATTAACTCATCCATACATCTTTTAATACCTTCGCCGCTTTTTTCAATGAAAAATTTCTCTCCTGCTTCTTCCGGCAACCCTGCATTTTTAATAGCTTCCTTAAATCCTCGATAGCGTTCATTATTAATTCCTATATAGTTATTTGCCAAAAATCCCATCCGCTTATGCCCGCACTCTATAAGATAATTTGTCATTTCATAGGCACCTTTATAATCTTCCAAGCCTACATTATTATACTCGTTACCATCATCATAAAAATGTCCATCAAT
The genomic region above belongs to Defluviitalea saccharophila and contains:
- a CDS encoding carbohydrate ABC transporter permease, translating into MKVQNVTTTKNAVIKEIPEGTKKAGIFVLEVLAIILVLIFLFPFFLVVINSAKESASIIISPIALPERWGQMFTNMNNVIHNRNFNYWKSFFNSIFITIASLTLLSLFSSMAAWVLVRNKTKWSNFIFMTLVAAMIIPFQVVMLPLLSTFRELSDFTGIRMLNSYKGLIFAYLGFGGSMSVFIFHGFIKAIPYELEEAALIDGCTPESTFFRILFPLLKPIQVTVLILNGVWIWNDFLLPSLMLGLNGKIKTLPIAVTSFVGSYVKQWDLILTAAFLAMLPIIVLFIFAQKQIIRGMVEGAIK
- a CDS encoding sugar ABC transporter permease, whose protein sequence is MNIKLKKVLSIAAIVLGIVAVIIALIMDFSRSENPMRGALLIIGMVMVLAGFYFMPSKNHKKIINVLFLFPLLFAFTVTVLIPFVCGVFYSLTDWNGIKFQNFVGLQNYITMFKSNDYMYSVIITFIFSLINIVLVNVIAFSLALLCTSKVKGKNYYRAAFFVPNLIGGIVLGYVWQFVFNKVFTALVPGSLSMLTDPNLALLAIVIVSSWQYSGYIMMIYVTGLQGVPKDVLEASAVDGADKLTTLFRIKMPLIANTFTICLFLTLINSFKQFDLNLAITNGAPSRILNGVSIYSTELLALNIYKTAITKNQYALGQTKAVVFFIILAAISLTQVAISKKREVEM
- a CDS encoding ABC transporter substrate-binding protein → MKFKKFISALLITAMSGALLVGCGGTTSTNTGTDSGTATENSSTANTSNKGISIRLFNGKIEIDEPLKAYAEAYTQKTGVEVVVESIGGGADIGATLKGYLAAGNMPDMFVIGGEGDYNIWKDYMEDLSNEPWVQDTDVAYTSPEGKVVAFPYAVEGYGLTYNKDLLDKAGIDPAKLTNFNAYKDAFEKLDSMKDELGIVAVTSMAAEAGQMWWSVANHNFGSYLSTGVENGDTKYIDMLKKGEIDRDRMTQYAKFVKLLFDYADKNTLISGTYDDQLALWAQGKTVFVHQGNWIDPSLPSYNVTFNMGIAPLAFMEQDTDGILADAPSWWAVYNGGKNIQACKDFLNSLASTEEGAKCLVQDCGMISPFKSTTTQPTAPLATDLMKWVQAGKTYPWYWAKMPDGFAMNNLGPIFESFAKGDVDVNGFVDLMENAIGTLK
- a CDS encoding LacI family DNA-binding transcriptional regulator, which translates into the protein MITIKELAKMIGVSPTTVSNVIRGKTNEVSQQTIEKVQKVLKEVNYIPNMTAINLAKNSSNVIGYVMNAKGIIQDNAVQDFFTGELIGALEMEIRKAGYYMMIYISDDIDEIIKFVSSWNVDGLIALGFNHDNAQKLREVYQKPLVFIDGHFYDDGNEYNNVGLEDYKGAYEMTNYLIECGHKRMGFLANNYIGINNERYRGFKEAIKNAGLPEEAGEKFFIEKSGEGIKRCMDELMKRISDFSALFFISDNCAVVAMDYLMDNGIRIPEDISVVGYDDAAVASLVRPKLTTVRQNPTQKARVAFAKLMKLINDPNEKAENIILPISLCIRQSVKNFN